From a region of the Leptospira kmetyi serovar Malaysia str. Bejo-Iso9 genome:
- a CDS encoding LA_2272/LA_2273 family lipoprotein, whose amino-acid sequence MKHNYFRIFQTYCKRSAILGFSLSLFSCGVTGFASEHSFVRVPVKTETEVIHVNLLHGDVKKLYGVNVGTVNTISERLIGLQVGGANISEGKAYGAQVGLLYNSAKKGGLSIQVGIANNVEEGGAGAQIGFYNRGVNGGYYVTGGVYNRGSSGATIGLINNESLGINIGGFNYGYGINIGAINSGKGLSIGAINIGDDGNLQVGILNFCTDGPFPIMIVLNYCSKPEPEKTETKPAATKVDTKIAPEPAPTKK is encoded by the coding sequence ATGAAACACAATTATTTTAGAATATTCCAAACTTATTGTAAACGTTCCGCGATTCTCGGATTCTCCCTTTCTCTTTTTTCCTGCGGTGTGACCGGATTTGCGAGCGAACATTCCTTTGTTCGAGTTCCCGTTAAAACGGAAACCGAAGTCATTCACGTAAATCTTCTTCACGGAGATGTGAAAAAGTTATACGGGGTCAACGTAGGCACGGTCAATACGATCAGCGAAAGATTGATCGGTCTTCAAGTCGGAGGAGCCAATATCTCCGAAGGAAAAGCCTATGGCGCGCAGGTCGGTCTCCTTTATAACTCCGCTAAAAAGGGAGGACTTTCGATCCAAGTCGGAATCGCGAACAATGTGGAAGAAGGCGGAGCCGGAGCTCAGATCGGATTTTACAACCGGGGAGTCAACGGAGGTTATTACGTGACCGGCGGAGTCTACAACCGAGGAAGTAGCGGCGCCACCATCGGATTGATCAACAACGAAAGTTTAGGAATCAATATCGGCGGTTTTAATTACGGTTACGGGATCAACATCGGCGCGATCAATTCCGGAAAGGGTTTGAGCATCGGGGCCATCAATATCGGCGACGACGGAAATCTTCAGGTAGGAATCCTAAACTTCTGCACGGACGGACCGTTTCCGATCATGATCGTGTTGAACTACTGTTCGAAACCGGAGCCGGAAAAAACGGAAACAAAACCGGCGGCGACGAAAGTCGACACGAAGATCGCCCCGGAACCCGCGCCGACTAAAAAATAG
- a CDS encoding LA_2272/LA_2273 family lipoprotein, translating into MKIKIKSIPYVLFLSAWIFASNCGFAVTPRITTRIPPKTETEVLRFNLLYGELKNLAGANIGIVNIVEESMIGGQVGIVNFSDQKTYGAQIAIVNAAKNKGAGIQAGIVNYVKGDSKGLQAGIVNIGEQREGFDVTIGAGNFFTKGLMIGAINFDSKGVNVGILNEDAGGFNFGALNIRGSGINIGILNGGTGVHIGVVNASGENETDEPTMQFGLLNFCGKGTFPVMIGFNYCK; encoded by the coding sequence ATGAAAATCAAAATCAAATCCATTCCCTACGTATTGTTTCTTTCCGCGTGGATCTTTGCGTCTAACTGCGGTTTTGCGGTCACACCTCGAATCACGACCAGGATTCCTCCCAAAACGGAAACCGAGGTTTTACGATTCAATCTTCTTTATGGAGAACTCAAAAACCTGGCCGGAGCCAATATTGGAATCGTGAACATCGTGGAAGAAAGTATGATCGGCGGCCAAGTCGGAATCGTAAACTTCTCCGATCAAAAAACATACGGGGCTCAGATCGCAATCGTAAACGCGGCGAAAAACAAAGGCGCCGGAATCCAAGCGGGAATCGTAAATTATGTGAAGGGGGATTCGAAGGGTTTGCAGGCCGGGATCGTCAACATCGGCGAACAAAGAGAAGGTTTCGACGTAACGATCGGAGCCGGAAACTTTTTTACCAAAGGTTTGATGATCGGCGCCATAAATTTCGATTCCAAGGGAGTTAACGTAGGAATTTTAAACGAGGACGCGGGCGGTTTTAACTTCGGCGCTCTGAACATTCGAGGTTCCGGAATCAATATCGGAATTCTAAACGGAGGAACCGGGGTTCATATCGGAGTCGTAAACGCTTCGGGTGAAAACGAAACCGACGAGCCGACGATGCAATTCGGACTTCTCAACTTTTGCGGAAAAGGAACCTTTCCGGTGATGATCGGATTCAACTATTGTAAATAA
- a CDS encoding LA_2272/LA_2273 family lipoprotein, with the protein MKLTQKFILYGFIIFVHSAILCCGVALTTKTTAKLPSDTNTEVLRLNLIYGESKNIYGLNLGIANSVQNDLIGLQIGIVNGAENATGIQIGAINNSRPSFALLKIGIFNLNFFLESGRRQPRDTPESIERRIKGDAGFSVGLVNLASGRLNLGLFNYGYGWNAGLINWNGEDSGVSIGIVNIGEKENFQIGILNFCKEGLFPVMILVNYCSSSPNKKFDKSQNIRSEL; encoded by the coding sequence ATGAAGTTAACTCAAAAATTCATACTTTACGGTTTTATAATTTTCGTACATTCAGCGATCCTTTGTTGCGGAGTGGCCCTAACCACCAAAACAACTGCGAAACTTCCGTCCGATACAAATACCGAAGTTCTTCGATTGAATCTGATCTACGGAGAATCGAAGAATATTTACGGCTTAAATCTTGGAATTGCGAATTCCGTTCAAAACGATCTAATCGGGTTGCAGATCGGAATCGTAAACGGAGCGGAAAACGCGACCGGGATTCAAATTGGTGCGATCAATAATTCAAGGCCCTCCTTTGCCCTTTTGAAAATCGGAATTTTCAACCTGAACTTCTTTTTGGAATCGGGAAGGCGACAACCGAGAGATACTCCGGAGAGTATCGAAAGAAGAATCAAAGGTGACGCAGGTTTTTCAGTCGGGCTCGTCAATCTTGCGAGTGGTAGATTGAATTTAGGACTTTTCAACTATGGATACGGATGGAACGCAGGTTTGATCAATTGGAACGGAGAGGATTCCGGTGTTTCGATCGGCATTGTAAATATCGGCGAGAAGGAAAATTTTCAAATCGGAATTCTAAACTTCTGCAAAGAAGGCCTATTTCCCGTGATGATCCTCGTAAACTACTGCTCTTCGAGTCCGAACAAAAAATTTGACAAGAGCCAAAATATCCGATCCGAACTCTAA
- a CDS encoding cysteine desulfurase family protein has translation MSKKIRYFDYNATHPPFEDVLVEIQKDYLSDFYNPSGATRFSLGRQGKIEEARKTLEVYTGKPAKEFVFSSTGTEANHLLAHAIRGKFGGSAIVSSLEHSSLYSALEFAGFEFRKIRSLANGEVDLNHLEELLRENSAPVFVLHVANESGVIQPLEKIHAISLKYSAPLFSDLMQSFGKLEIPFELLDGFTFSGHKIGAGMGASGTWVRSDLVSEKEFAIFHGGNQENNHRAGTENSPSILALSEVLKRRIPEQNRISEMLKNYQTRIESVLEECGCKLIGKESNRISSTSFCILPTDDVDFFMMGMEESGFVVSTGSSCKSRSREPAPSLLSMGYSEEEALRAIRISTGRFTTEEDVEELCVHIQKVLRALTDDL, from the coding sequence ATGTCGAAGAAGATTCGTTATTTTGATTACAACGCGACACATCCTCCTTTTGAAGATGTGCTCGTGGAAATCCAAAAAGATTACTTATCCGATTTTTACAACCCGTCCGGCGCCACCCGTTTTTCTTTGGGAAGACAGGGCAAGATCGAAGAGGCTCGCAAAACTCTGGAAGTTTATACGGGAAAACCCGCCAAAGAATTCGTTTTTTCCTCCACGGGAACCGAGGCGAATCATCTTCTCGCACACGCAATCCGAGGAAAATTCGGAGGTTCCGCGATCGTATCCTCTTTGGAACATTCTTCCCTGTATTCCGCGCTTGAATTTGCCGGATTCGAGTTTAGAAAGATTCGTTCTCTTGCAAACGGAGAAGTCGACTTAAATCATCTGGAAGAATTGTTGCGGGAGAATTCCGCGCCCGTTTTCGTTCTGCACGTCGCCAACGAATCCGGCGTGATCCAACCTCTGGAAAAAATACATGCAATTTCTCTAAAGTATTCGGCTCCGCTCTTTTCGGATCTGATGCAATCCTTCGGAAAACTCGAAATCCCTTTCGAACTTTTGGACGGATTCACGTTTTCCGGTCATAAGATCGGAGCGGGTATGGGCGCGTCCGGAACCTGGGTTCGCTCCGATTTGGTTTCCGAAAAGGAGTTCGCGATCTTTCACGGTGGGAATCAGGAAAACAATCACAGGGCCGGAACCGAAAACTCTCCTTCTATATTAGCGCTTTCTGAAGTTCTAAAACGAAGAATTCCCGAACAAAATCGAATCTCCGAAATGTTAAAAAACTACCAAACAAGGATCGAATCCGTTTTGGAAGAATGCGGTTGCAAACTGATCGGAAAGGAATCGAACAGAATCTCGAGCACTTCGTTTTGTATTCTCCCCACGGACGACGTGGACTTCTTTATGATGGGAATGGAAGAATCGGGCTTTGTTGTTTCCACGGGTTCTTCTTGCAAATCCAGATCCAGAGAACCCGCGCCTTCTCTTTTGTCGATGGGTTATAGCGAAGAAGAAGCCTTACGAGCGATTCGAATTTCCACGGGCCGGTTCACGACCGAGGAAGACGTGGAAGAACTCTGTGTTCATATCCAAAAAGTGTTGCGCGCCTTAACGGACGATCTATAA
- a CDS encoding tetratricopeptide repeat protein: MNQANNKIPRRGLSGFHSVSFRFLAFCFCFFPIGVYSQTECEYSQSSVEPEFFLSLAFEKQTDAARIPSQEKSKKAYEESIDYYERYFRCSEALKRQVSPVSRVAKANVHFFLGQFENAEKDADAAIVSDPNFRDAYILKARIFIRIGEFQKSSDYLETNLSRFPDDSDILYLLGSLNQELKNYPRAILYLTSLSDSIRNREGNPKYRSFVDKSLGEMYFANGQTKKALYFLSSYLQQNPSDITTRLTLAKIWNQLGKFSSARKELNKILKAKKNLSSVEHLLAEMYFIESKASAFEYFNILNQQSKIPKGSVLEGLYLVLLGKYSEAKNLLLPVREKFPGRLAVRLGMLDVYEREKNPNVYAKELKEVAELVFGMQQFELAERTANRALAISDKSSVWEEAEIYDFLASCHEQSGYVYRAILMSRKAVERVQKEEDKLKFQLHLAYLLRNDPPGKREEAESIIRNVLETQPTMAYARYLLGIVLASREKYKEALEEFNAAIKTDSANGVYYFYRASVYEKLEQQESMEIDLKKSIEIDPGNPMAYNYLGYYLSEKGIRLEESLALVQKAVELAPDNEAYQDSLGWIFFKLGNHDEALLHLQLAYQILKDKGEEDPVILEHIGDVYKEKSQTRNATAYWEKSLKLFKKKEDISRIQKKIQTGSSESSANRNEKTGK, encoded by the coding sequence ATGAATCAAGCAAATAATAAAATCCCCCGTCGCGGGCTTTCCGGTTTCCATTCTGTTTCTTTTCGTTTCTTGGCTTTTTGTTTCTGTTTCTTTCCGATCGGCGTTTATTCTCAAACCGAATGCGAATATTCTCAGTCATCGGTCGAACCCGAGTTCTTTCTTTCACTCGCGTTCGAAAAACAAACCGACGCCGCGAGAATTCCTTCCCAGGAAAAATCCAAAAAAGCGTACGAAGAATCGATCGACTACTACGAACGTTATTTCCGTTGTTCGGAAGCGCTCAAACGACAGGTTTCTCCCGTTTCCAGAGTGGCGAAAGCGAACGTGCATTTTTTTCTCGGTCAATTTGAAAACGCCGAGAAGGACGCGGATGCGGCGATCGTTTCCGATCCGAATTTCAGAGACGCTTATATTTTAAAGGCGAGAATTTTCATTCGAATCGGAGAATTTCAGAAATCCAGCGATTATCTCGAAACGAATCTCAGCCGTTTTCCGGACGATTCGGATATTCTTTATCTTTTGGGTTCCTTGAATCAAGAACTGAAAAATTATCCGAGGGCGATTCTTTATCTTACTTCTCTCAGCGATTCGATTCGAAACCGGGAAGGAAATCCGAAATACAGATCCTTCGTGGATAAGTCCTTGGGTGAAATGTATTTTGCGAACGGTCAGACCAAAAAGGCTTTGTATTTTTTGTCCTCTTATCTTCAACAGAATCCGAGCGATATCACGACCCGATTGACCCTCGCCAAGATCTGGAATCAACTCGGTAAATTCTCCTCCGCAAGGAAGGAACTGAACAAGATCCTAAAGGCGAAAAAGAATCTTTCCTCCGTGGAACATCTTCTCGCCGAAATGTATTTTATCGAAAGTAAGGCGTCCGCATTCGAATATTTTAATATTCTCAATCAACAATCCAAAATTCCGAAGGGAAGCGTTTTGGAAGGATTGTATCTCGTTCTTTTGGGAAAATATTCCGAAGCGAAGAATCTTCTTCTGCCCGTTCGTGAAAAATTTCCAGGCCGTCTTGCGGTTCGTTTGGGAATGTTGGACGTCTATGAACGGGAGAAAAATCCGAACGTCTACGCAAAGGAACTCAAGGAAGTCGCCGAGCTCGTGTTCGGAATGCAACAGTTCGAACTCGCGGAGAGAACCGCCAATCGAGCGCTCGCGATTTCGGATAAGTCCTCCGTTTGGGAAGAAGCGGAGATCTATGATTTTCTCGCTTCCTGTCACGAACAATCCGGTTATGTGTATCGCGCGATTCTCATGTCTCGCAAGGCCGTGGAAAGGGTTCAAAAGGAAGAGGATAAACTCAAGTTTCAATTGCATCTCGCGTATCTTTTGAGAAACGATCCTCCCGGAAAACGGGAAGAAGCGGAAAGTATCATCCGCAACGTTCTCGAAACACAGCCGACCATGGCTTACGCAAGATATTTACTCGGAATCGTTCTGGCTTCGCGTGAAAAATACAAAGAGGCTTTGGAAGAATTCAACGCCGCGATCAAAACGGATTCCGCTAACGGAGTCTATTATTTCTACCGAGCATCGGTTTACGAGAAGTTGGAACAACAGGAATCGATGGAAATCGATCTGAAAAAATCCATTGAAATCGATCCCGGAAATCCGATGGCTTACAACTATTTGGGTTATTATCTTTCCGAAAAGGGAATTCGTTTGGAAGAATCCTTGGCTTTGGTTCAAAAGGCTGTGGAACTCGCGCCGGACAACGAAGCGTATCAGGACAGTCTCGGTTGGATTTTTTTCAAACTCGGGAATCACGACGAAGCTCTTTTGCATCTTCAACTCGCGTATCAGATCCTAAAGGACAAGGGAGAAGAGGATCCCGTCATTTTGGAACATATCGGAGACGTTTATAAGGAAAAAAGCCAAACACGCAACGCGACCGCGTATTGGGAAAAAAGCCTGAAGCTTTTTAAGAAGAAGGAAGATATTTCCAGAATTCAAAAGAAAATACAAACCGGTTCCTCCGAAAGTTCGGCGAATCGGAACGAAAAAACGGGAAAATAA
- a CDS encoding LolA family protein, producing MKLIFYSNILICLVVLYGCTSPQIEEISFPDKGNLKFLSSKNPDAAKILKSVRDLETKNSSYSGEFSMRIENYVPKKESFSADGKIYYDKPSGKMYIELSDPFFGMIVSRVFTDGNSIHIKTANAGPQVLPMGDILLSDPSGKKHSTIPFPVLYSLLANNSSGLAGDDPTFVNLSEKAILVKKPGEDITFWMTDFGISSVELLSKKSNLKAITKVQGTVSFPPRTTITRIVEPTTNLDRNKIEIKMKKVALSETIPASKFQF from the coding sequence ATGAAATTAATATTTTATTCTAATATTCTAATATGTTTGGTGGTTCTTTACGGATGTACGTCTCCGCAGATCGAGGAGATTAGTTTTCCGGATAAGGGAAACTTGAAGTTTCTTTCCTCCAAAAACCCGGATGCCGCCAAAATATTAAAATCGGTGCGCGATTTGGAAACGAAGAATTCCTCCTATTCGGGAGAATTTTCGATGCGGATAGAAAACTACGTTCCGAAAAAGGAAAGTTTTTCCGCGGACGGAAAGATCTACTACGATAAACCGAGCGGCAAAATGTATATCGAACTTTCCGATCCGTTTTTCGGGATGATCGTCTCGAGGGTGTTCACCGATGGAAACTCGATTCATATCAAAACCGCAAACGCAGGACCTCAGGTTCTTCCGATGGGAGATATTCTTTTGTCCGATCCGAGCGGTAAAAAACATTCCACGATTCCGTTTCCGGTTCTTTATTCTCTTTTGGCGAACAACAGTTCCGGACTTGCCGGAGACGATCCGACGTTCGTCAATCTTTCGGAAAAGGCGATTCTCGTCAAAAAACCGGGAGAGGATATCACCTTTTGGATGACCGATTTCGGAATCAGTTCCGTGGAACTTCTTTCCAAAAAAAGCAATCTGAAGGCGATCACAAAGGTGCAAGGAACGGTTTCGTTTCCGCCAAGAACGACGATCACAAGAATCGTCGAACCTACGACCAATCTGGATCGGAATAAGATAGAAATTAAAATGAAAAAGGTCGCACTTTCGGAGACGATTCCCGCTTCCAAATTTCAGTTCTAA